The genome window TCTGTAACAAACTAACTAACCAACTGCTTAGCCACCTTGGACGATTATTAAGGTATGGTGCCGCCTTGAGGTCTGGGGCACGAGCTCGGAACACCCCACAAAACCCCTCGATAAAGTACATCCATGCCTACGAAATGTGGACCACAACTGCTTTCTTTGCGAATTGACGGTACCTGAAACCTGCAACAACTGGTAATGCTTAGATAAATTGATGCAAAAGTAAACCTAGCAGACAATGGTCATTTTTACCCGTCGTGCCACCTTGCAATCGTAGGGTTTCGACGCCTGCGTCCAAACTATTAAAGGGATTCTCGGCCCCAGGGCAAATGAAAAGTGTCTTCTGTCACCGAAAACTTTGGCAGAGCCATAGAGGTGCGTGACGAAATTGGTATAAGGGCAGAACTTGGCGCCGCCAGAAAGATCGTTTGGCAACTTGAATTTTTCCAGACAAGTTATCAAAGCCCAGACACCAAGCCTCCAAAATTCATCGGGACAGTTGAACATATTTGGACACATCCATGTTGTCTTGAAGCGTTTCCAGCCAGCAAAAGCTTCACTCTACGCTCTTCTGTACCGAGCGACGGAGTGCACGGTTGTAGCTCTTTCGATCCTCAGTGCTACCCCAGAACAACTTGGATGCTTCTGGGTTCACGGTTGTCCGCGGATCGTAAGGTGCAGACTCCTCTTCAAGTGCCTCCACAATTGCCTCGATGTGATGGCGCATTTCCTCTGTGCGTTTTGGAAAGTAGCACAACGTTCCATCTTTAGACACCCGGTAGTGGAAGAGTTCTGGTTCTACGACGACACGGGGTTGCTCTTCCGGGAATCGTGGACTTATATAGATTTTGATCTTAAACACACCACCGTCAAGTTGTGTCATGGGGCGGCCAAAGTAGATCACTTCCCAGAGGAACGGGTTTTCTTGGACAAGGCGCAGATCCGCTGTGAAGTTGTGGCGATGCTTGAAATCCTCAACAATCTGCTCGTACTGACTTTGCAGGCTCACAGCAAGGCTAGCCTCCTGCTTTTTTGCCTCGAGACCTTCTATTGGCCAATTGTGCGTCTCTTTGAGGATGGCTTCCTTGACACAAATGAGGCGTCGTCTCAATTCGGGATAATTAAAATGGCCCCTCATGCAATTATCTTCGGTCTCAAAAGGCATGGTTTCGAATCTCTGGCGGCGTCTAACCTGAGGTTCTGCTTCTTTGATTGCCTGCATGTAGGAGTCAAAATACCATAAGAAGCGTCTCTTGCGAAGATCTGCAAAGGGCTCCACGAAAGTgccgtcttcatcatcgaacGAGTCATCAcaatcatcatcctcgcctATATTCTTGCTCTCGGATGGCTTGACTGTTCCGTCCGACTGGATGCCCAGTGACGATTCCAAGGGTTGGATAACTGCAATGCGAAGAGTTTCATGGCGTATCTCAAGGCGAGGTGAGCGCACAGTTGACCATCCTACCTTGGACAAACTTACCTTTTCAATATAAGCCTGGCTGTTTTCCTGATCCTCGGTTGCATGTGCCCCTTGGTATCCAGGCTCATTCTCATAGGGATTGTTCGACATGAGGCTCTGAATGGAGATCAGAATGGACTCCAGTCCTTGAGCCGACGACCATTCCTCCCCGCGCTGAGCACCCCAGGTACTGCAAGGCGAAGATGTCAGCATTATTGGCAAGCCGATTTTCAGCAGGTTCTAATTACCCTAAGATTGACCTATAGTGCCAACACTGTCAACATTACATCTATGTCGGCATGGGCATGATCCGTAACTCACAAGCAAACCTTCCCCCCAGCATAGAGATTAGGACCGAAACGGCATCGTCCTGCGTTGGTCGTCGTAATTTGGACAATAGGTGGAGTAGCAGGATAGTCTGAAACAATATCAGCCATTTGACACTCACCGCAGATTGTAATCAAGCGATCAGCGGTCCTACCTTTGCCAAAACCGATGCTGAACTAGCTGGCAGTCAGCCCATGGGCCTCATCCTCAGTGTGAATGAATTCAAACCTCAA of Aspergillus fumigatus Af293 chromosome 2, whole genome shotgun sequence contains these proteins:
- a CDS encoding ubiquitin-conjugating enzyme E2 gives rise to the protein MSDQSILRITREIKHIQHNADLSLAVAYKDSDIRNVAAIVLGTPGTPYQFGLFEFSIGFGKDYPATPPIVQITTTNAGRCRFGPNLYAGGKVCLSILGTWGAQRGEEWSSAQGLESILISIQSLMSNNPYENEPGYQGAHATEDQENSQAYIEKIRHETLRIAVIQPLESSLGIQSDGTVKPSESKNIGEDDDCDDSFDDEDGTFVEPFADLRKRRFLWYFDSYMQAIKEAEPQVRRRQRFETMPFETEDNCMRGHFNYPELRRRLICVKEAILKETHNWPIEGLEAKKQEASLAVSLQSQYEQIVEDFKHRHNFTADLRLVQENPFLWEVIYFGRPMTQLDGGVFKIKIYISPRFPEEQPRVVVEPELFHYRVSKDGTLCYFPKRTEEMRHHIEAIVEALEEESAPYDPRTTVNPEASKLFWGSTEDRKSYNRALRRSVQKSVE